A window of Streptomyces sp. DG1A-41 contains these coding sequences:
- a CDS encoding arsenate reductase family protein yields the protein MEIWINPACSKCRSAVQLLDTEGADYTVRRYLEDVPGEDEIRGVLDRLGLEPWDITRTQEAAAKELGVKEWARDASSRDRWIKALAEHPKLIQRPIITADDGTAVVARTDEAVRDALSR from the coding sequence GCCGCAGTGCCGTGCAGCTGCTCGACACCGAGGGCGCCGACTACACCGTCCGCCGCTACCTGGAGGACGTGCCGGGCGAGGACGAGATCCGGGGCGTGCTGGACCGGCTCGGACTGGAGCCCTGGGACATCACCCGCACCCAGGAGGCCGCCGCCAAGGAACTCGGCGTCAAGGAGTGGGCCAGGGACGCGAGTTCGCGGGACCGGTGGATCAAGGCCCTCGCCGAGCATCCCAAGCTCATCCAGCGGCCGATCATCACCGCGGACGACGGCACGGCGGTGGTCGCGCGCACCGACGAGGCCGTACGGGACGCCCTCTCCCGTTAG
- the glnII gene encoding glutamine synthetase, whose amino-acid sequence MTFKAEYIWIDGTEPTAKLRSKTKIIAGSPAGLDALPIWGFDGSSTNQAEGHASDCVLKPVFTCPDPIRGGDDILVLCEVLNIDLTPHASNTRAALVEVAEKFAAQEPIFGIEQEYTFFKDGYPLGFPKGGFPAPQGGYYCGVGADEIFGRDVVEAHLDNCLKAGLGISGINAEVMPGQWEFQVGPLAPLEVSDQLWVARWLLYRTAEDFDIAATLDPKPVKGDWNGAGAHTNFSTKAMREGYDAIITAAESLGEGSKPLDHVKNYGAGIDDRLTGLHETAPWNEYSYGVSNRGASVRIPWQVEKDGKGYIEDRRPNANVDPYVVTRLLVDTCCSALEKAGQV is encoded by the coding sequence GTGACCTTCAAGGCTGAGTACATCTGGATCGACGGCACCGAGCCGACGGCCAAGCTGCGTTCCAAGACCAAGATCATCGCGGGCTCCCCCGCCGGTCTCGACGCGCTGCCGATCTGGGGCTTCGACGGGTCCTCCACCAACCAGGCCGAGGGCCACGCCTCGGACTGCGTCCTCAAGCCGGTCTTCACCTGCCCGGACCCGATCCGCGGCGGCGACGACATCCTGGTGCTGTGCGAGGTCCTGAACATCGACCTCACGCCGCACGCCAGCAACACCCGTGCCGCGCTGGTCGAGGTCGCCGAGAAGTTCGCGGCCCAGGAGCCGATCTTCGGCATCGAGCAGGAGTACACCTTCTTCAAGGACGGCTACCCGCTCGGCTTCCCCAAGGGCGGCTTCCCGGCCCCGCAGGGCGGCTACTACTGCGGTGTCGGCGCCGACGAGATCTTCGGCCGTGACGTCGTCGAGGCCCACCTGGACAACTGCCTGAAGGCGGGCCTGGGCATCTCCGGCATCAACGCCGAGGTCATGCCCGGCCAGTGGGAGTTCCAGGTCGGCCCGCTCGCCCCGCTGGAGGTCTCGGACCAGCTGTGGGTGGCCCGCTGGCTGCTCTACCGCACCGCCGAGGACTTCGACATCGCCGCGACGCTGGACCCGAAGCCGGTGAAGGGCGACTGGAACGGCGCCGGCGCGCACACCAACTTCTCCACCAAGGCGATGCGCGAGGGCTACGACGCGATCATCACCGCGGCCGAGTCGCTGGGCGAGGGCTCCAAGCCGCTCGACCACGTCAAGAACTACGGCGCCGGCATCGACGACCGCCTGACCGGTCTGCACGAGACCGCCCCGTGGAACGAGTACTCCTACGGCGTCTCCAACCGCGGTGCCTCGGTCCGTATCCCGTGGCAGGTCGAGAAGGACGGCAAGGGCTACATCGAGGACCGCCGTCCGAACGCCAACGTCGACCCGTACGTGGTGACCCGCCTGCTCGTCGACACCTGCTGCTCGGCGCTGGAGAAGGCCGGCCAGGTCTGA
- a CDS encoding winged helix-turn-helix domain-containing protein yields MATTRSLSPAASFNAPRHRLRAVDRDEVVSVADLLPPGATWLPAPQHTLPTLPGQPPMIGYLVLVPADQPPPFPAAVPERPEADGGESGSEPLIRVDTVRRTAEVAGRPLDLTYLEFELLAHLVAHPGRVHTRDQLVGTVWGYGHVGDGRTVDVHIARLRRKLGAEHRDTIRTVRRVGYKYVPPVPR; encoded by the coding sequence ATGGCGACCACTCGTTCCCTGTCTCCCGCCGCCTCCTTCAACGCCCCCAGGCATCGACTGCGTGCCGTCGACCGGGACGAGGTGGTGAGTGTCGCGGATCTGCTGCCTCCGGGTGCCACCTGGCTGCCGGCGCCACAGCACACCCTGCCCACGCTGCCGGGGCAGCCGCCGATGATCGGCTACCTGGTGCTCGTCCCGGCCGACCAGCCGCCGCCGTTCCCGGCGGCGGTGCCGGAGCGGCCGGAGGCGGACGGTGGCGAGTCCGGTTCCGAGCCGCTGATCCGCGTCGACACCGTGCGGCGCACCGCCGAGGTGGCCGGGCGGCCCCTCGACCTCACGTACCTGGAGTTCGAGCTGCTGGCCCACCTGGTGGCGCACCCGGGCCGGGTGCACACCCGCGACCAGCTGGTCGGCACGGTGTGGGGCTACGGGCACGTGGGCGACGGCCGTACGGTCGACGTCCACATCGCCCGCCTGCGCCGCAAGCTGGGCGCCGAGCACCGCGACACGATCCGCACGGTGCGCCGGGTCGGCTACAAGTACGTGCCCCCGGTGCCCCGGTGA